A stretch of DNA from Rattus rattus isolate New Zealand chromosome 1, Rrattus_CSIRO_v1, whole genome shotgun sequence:
GTTATCTGTCAAGGCGATgcgctttttattgattttgccatAGCCTCGTTTGTAGATGAGCTCGTTTACTGACTTCAGGTTGGGGTACCCCCATGCAATGTAGGGCTCCACGATCCTCAGCATGTTCACTGAAGCCTTGTTGAGCTTCACAAAGGTGCCATTGAAGATCTGCCGGAGACGGAGCAGCTGCAGCACCTTGCGCACCTTTGGGCTCACCCCATTGATACTGTCACAAAGAGACCAAACGACCCAGTAAGAGACAACCAAGTCCCCACAGCCGGGCTCCTCTGTCCTACTGCCAGCTCGCCTCCTCTTACCTCTTGACTCCTGACTCCATGTTTACTTCTACAGACATCTTTGCTGCAATACTATGTTGTATTCAAGCTCTTAGACAACTGCAGGACACTGAGACCATGCGGTCAGAGCAGGCAGCTTAGGCACAGGCCCCACAGGCAAGCCCCCCAGTGatttctgccccctccccaactgCAGCCACACTAGTCAATGCCTCCGCACCACTACTCCCGAACACCACGCCAAGCGAACTCACCCTCGGATTCTGATGACGAAGGCCAATTTTGGTTCTGCGGGCACATAGAAGTTGCCAGCTTTCCTCGCCATCCTAGCCATGCGAATCTCAGTCCGGTACATCTGTCTGTACTCCTTGTGATAGTGCTTTGCCTTCTCATAGAtgagcttcctccttgcctttcgCAGCTGAAAACCAAAACAGCCAGTTATTCATAATCCTTCGCTCTGAAACAGAGCCGCAGCATCAGCTCTATACAACCGCCCTGCCACACcaggaagctcctttctctccaGCAGCCAGACACGCATTTCTAGCAGTATTATTAAACTTACTCCGCTCTCAGCCCTAACCTAATGAGCTCCCTGGCCCACTGAGGGCCTCCAGACTTTACTTACTGTCTTCAGGGCAAACTTCTTCCTCAGGCGCTTGACCTTCAGCTCTGCGAAATTCCTTCGCTTTTTCTTAAGGGTTTCTGGCACGGCAGGAACCTTTTTCTTCTTAAGGGTTCCTGGCGCAGCGgcaaccttctttttcttctctctgtcgtTAGTAGAGGACATTGTTAATAGGTGAAGTACCACACAAACTAGGTGCTCAGTACTGTAGTCAAAACTGTCACCCACTCTAACCAGCAGATCCCACATGCTCTACTGCAGATGCAGAGTTCACCGCCCACAGCCttcacctcacacacacatcagcttAAGGGTAAACACGTATGACATGAAATGAATGAGACTTCTGCTTATTCCAGGTCCTCAGTCCTGGCCTGTACTACAAGTTGCCAAGCCACGCTGACGAAACTGTTACTGCACACTAACTTTTAGTCACACTCGACTGTCCCCGTTCGCTCCACATGCTGAAGGAGGCAGGTCGGCAGAC
This window harbors:
- the LOC116904067 gene encoding 60S ribosomal protein L7-like; this encodes MWDLLVRVGDSFDYSTEHLVCVVLHLLTMSSTNDREKKKKVAAAPGTLKKKKVPAVPETLKKKRRNFAELKVKRLRKKFALKTLRKARRKLIYEKAKHYHKEYRQMYRTEIRMARMARKAGNFYVPAEPKLAFVIRIRGINGVSPKVRKVLQLLRLRQIFNGTFVKLNKASVNMLRIVEPYIAWGYPNLKSVNELIYKRGYGKINKKRIALTDNALIARSLGKFGIICMEDLIHEIYTVGKRFKEANNFLWPFKLSSPRGGMKKKTTHFVEGGDAGNREDQINRLIRRMN